In a single window of the Cucumis melo cultivar AY chromosome 11, USDA_Cmelo_AY_1.0, whole genome shotgun sequence genome:
- the LOC103499578 gene encoding cyclin-C1-1-like isoform X5 — translation MAANFWTSSHYKQLLDQEEVDVVQSLDKDRGITLEDFKLIKMHMANYILKLAQNVKVRQRVVATAITYMRRVYTRKSMTEYDPRLVTPTCLYLASKAEESTVQARLLVFYIKKIQSDEKYKYEIKHILEMEMKILEALDYYLVVFHPYRALSQLLQDAGLNDINMTQLTWSNRWCAHTSRTRCLSKLQIFKYGKGDCATLALIRRAGDL, via the exons ATGGCAGCTAACTTCTGGACTTCATCGCACTA CAAACAACTCCTGGACCAAGAGGAGGTCGATGTGGTGCAATCGCTCGATAAAGATAGGGGCATCACTCTTGAAGACTTCAAGCTCATTAAGATGCATATGGCAAATT ATATATTGAAGTTGGCCCAAAATGTGAAAGTTAGACAAAG GGTTGTTGCAACTGCTATTACATATATGAGACGTGTTTACACCAG AAAGAGTATGACAGAATACGATCCAAGACTAGTGACACCAACCTGCCTATATTTGGCTTCAAAAGCAGAAGAAAGCACAGTGCAAGCTAGACTTCTAGTgttttacataaaaaaaatac AATCTGATGAAAAGTACAAGTATGAGATCAAGCATATACTGGAAAtggaaatgaaaattttagaaGCCCTTGACTATTATTTGGTGGTATTCCACCCTTATCGCGCATTGTCTCA GTTGCTCCAAGATGCAGGACTGAATGACATAAATATGACTCAATTGACCTG GAGCAATAGGTGGTGTGCACACACCTCACGCACAAGGTGCTTgtcaaaattacaaattttcaaGTACGGGAAGGGCGATTGTGCAACCCTCGCTCTAATTCGACGAGCAG
- the LOC103499578 gene encoding cyclin-C1-1-like isoform X3, with protein MAANFWTSSHYKQLLDQEEVDVVQSLDKDRGITLEDFKLIKMHMANYILKLAQNVKVRQRVVATAITYMRRVYTRKSMTEYDPRLVTPTCLYLASKAEESTVQARLLVFYIKKIQSDEKYKYEIKHILEMEMKILEALDYYLVVFHPYRALSQLLQDAGLNDINMTQLTWSNRWCAHTSRTRCLSKLQIFKYGKGDCATLALIRRAGLKLGEDDWYCQT; from the exons ATGGCAGCTAACTTCTGGACTTCATCGCACTA CAAACAACTCCTGGACCAAGAGGAGGTCGATGTGGTGCAATCGCTCGATAAAGATAGGGGCATCACTCTTGAAGACTTCAAGCTCATTAAGATGCATATGGCAAATT ATATATTGAAGTTGGCCCAAAATGTGAAAGTTAGACAAAG GGTTGTTGCAACTGCTATTACATATATGAGACGTGTTTACACCAG AAAGAGTATGACAGAATACGATCCAAGACTAGTGACACCAACCTGCCTATATTTGGCTTCAAAAGCAGAAGAAAGCACAGTGCAAGCTAGACTTCTAGTgttttacataaaaaaaatac AATCTGATGAAAAGTACAAGTATGAGATCAAGCATATACTGGAAAtggaaatgaaaattttagaaGCCCTTGACTATTATTTGGTGGTATTCCACCCTTATCGCGCATTGTCTCA GTTGCTCCAAGATGCAGGACTGAATGACATAAATATGACTCAATTGACCTG GAGCAATAGGTGGTGTGCACACACCTCACGCACAAGGTGCTTgtcaaaattacaaattttcaaGTACGGGAAGGGCGATTGTGCAACCCTCGCTCTAATTCGACGAGCAG